The Henningerozyma blattae CBS 6284 chromosome 7, complete genome region AAAGGTGCGAAAAATGTATCCAATAGTACAGATAATAATTCGTcacaaaataatgatgaaaataaaagtaaagaGAAGACAAACAATAAAACAACCTCCGacaaaacaaataaaaaatctaaCACTCCATCAAATCCTTCTACGATATTACCAAGCACTAATGACATTGCTTCAGATAATAAATCGTCTTCCCCCAGCAAATCTATTGGTGATGAATCGGTGCTAAAATCTACTGTAAATAATCCTCTTTCAAGTTCTCCATCTAAGAGAAAGAAAAGCGCTGGCACTGGGAGCAAACCAAGTTCAAAAAAGGCATCTACAAGTTCTCCAACAAAAAGTCAATCTAACTCTACTAAGAGTtctccaaaaaaaattcaaaccAATCAAACAAGGGCCGGAAGCCCTACTAAGTCTAATAAGCCAAAAACCATTAAGGAAGAAAAAGAGAGTGAAACTAAAAGAGATCAAATACCTATTTCTCCCAAAAAGACTTAGTGGTATCCTAAAAAGATTTGTTGCTTTATGCTAATTTATTCTGTTGATGTTGTTTAATGTTGCTGTCAttcattacaaaatatttgatttgtGATTTTTCCCACTTGAATTCTCGTTTACGCTTTTAAATTGAAAGGTTATTTTTGATCATGCATCACATAATCTGTCTGTTAACAGTATTGcaaatttgtattattaattatcttataaatatttaaccTAAATCCTAACAAAGGGGTTGGTAACGaacaataaattaatttcactTCACATTTTATCACATTAAGAATCCTAACGTtctttctaataaaaagacaattgcattattatatttacgATACTCATAATCAGTACttatttaaacaattttataaattaaataatttaatctCCAAATTTACTATCTTATATTAttctgatattaatatgACAATATAACcgtattatttttaagaaGGGATATATTCAACAGTTGAtttgtaaattatctaTTTGATAGATATCCGTAGTAATAAGAGATTTTTATGTTCTTTCAACCTTTCCACCATTAAATTCCGAATGGGTAACTAACCgataaatataaacaaaaaaatatcaaaatttcaagaaaaaaattaccacgtaatattattgaagaatcCCACCCCctttattgatattttagaGCATAAGGATATACATTGTGATTTTATATAACATATATCCTTATGAGACTAAGGAAGATAGTGagaaattttgataataaggAAAATACATTTCTAATTAGCCAAGAGTCTGATAGTCCAATTGCTCATAGATCTAAAACAATGGATCTTAATGTGCCTCCTACAAAAATACCGAGAAGTCTATTTGGCTACAagaatatcaaatattttaattattcaGCATATATAGGTATAGTTACCTTGTTAATATTTGCATTTTGCAATGTGTTAACACACTTTAATGGTGCTGATTTACCAGGATGTCATCAAATATACATGTATCCATCATATGCAAGAATAGATGGTTTTGATGAGAGGTATACGGATCTAGCGAGTAAATATCATCTATATCTGTATAGAGAACAAGATAAAGATAAGGAGCCCGTGAACAATGATGAAATTCAATTAGATGGTATTCcagttttatttattccaGGCAACGCTGGTAGTTTCAAACAAGTGAGGTCTATCGCAGCTGCCTCAGCTAATTTGTATTTCGATTACAAAGAGGATATTACCAATGAGGTAGCAAAGAATTTAGATGTTTTTGCAGCTGACTTTAACGAAGATTTTACGGCATTTCATGGAAGAACTTTATTAGATCAAgctatttatttaaatgatgcCGTCAGATATATTCTCGAATTATACGAACAATCTCCTTCTCATAAAGACACATTACCAAAATCAGTTATTATTGTGGGCCATTCTATGGGTGGAATTGTGGCTCGTGTCATGCCTACCTTAGAAAATTATGTTGATGAGTCGATAACATCAATTATTACATTATCCACTCCACATGCAGCCGCGCCATTGACTTTTGATGGtgatgttttaaaattgtatGAACAAACAAATGATTATTGGAACAAACAGTTTTCTAATCCCAACTCCTATTTTTCTCAGCATCTGTCTCTTATATCAATAACAGGTGGTATTTCAGACATGATTTTACCCGCCGACTATACAGCAGTTAATACAATTATACCACCAGCAAATGGGTTTACAACATATAGTTCAAATATTCCGGATGTATGGACACCAATTGACCATCTAGCTGTTGTTTGGTGTGATCAGTTACGTCAAGTTATAGCACAATTACTATTAGAGAGCGTGGACTCTACAAGTCCATCAAAGGTGAAATCCCTTGCAGAAAGGATTGCTATTGCTAAgcatttattattatcaggatttgaagaagaatcaTATCAAATGGAAACTATTACTAACGAAGAAAATCAATACACTGCATTAGATCAGGACAAGCTTTTAGAAGCTTATAATCTTAAGACAGGTGATATACTGACAATTAGATTAGCAGATGTAACTGAATTACCATCATATATTAAAGTTATTATACCTAAGGATACAGCCTCAACCTATCAATTTAGTATGCTGTCTTCATTACACAACATAAAAATTCGTTTCTGCACTAACAAAAAGAAGGCTTTACCcgataatgatgataattcaGTTTACTTCAATTGTGTTTCTGAAGATGATTTATTTGCAACGATTCCAAATCCATCTGAAGGAGTATTTTTGGCTAGCGATTCATCAATGGATTCTGACCACGAACCTTATAAAATGTTAGTTTTTACTGAAAAggaattatcaaaatttgattttattataattgaaaCACCACCAATTGTAGAAATGAAGGCATCTGATTACTCTGTCATTGCAATGGAAACTGACTATTATTTGGaaacaacaaaatataGCCCTTTTTATACAACTTTTTTTGGATTTACTGAATTGGTTCCAGAAACTGCATTTGTAAGAACATTTAAGCATCCAAAAATTTGGAactcattattttcttatcGTGTGACTTCTTTCCTCTACTCAGTAAAAGTTGAtaactttttatttagacCTTTTGTACGACAATGGGTTAAATCTCCTTTGGAATCTAAGTGGCATATGGATGTTTTAAGTCATTCATTCGATGTGAATATGCATAATAAGGCTCCTTTTGTTCCTTATGAGCCACAAGATACAAACTGCACCGATTGCGGACTGAATATGGTCGTAATTGTTCCACCACGAATGGATCTTCAATTAGAATGGAGTGTGAATTGGCCTTTGACTATTAAAATGctttttattagatataGATTAGCCATTGCCTCGTTCCCAacattttttatatctggaattattgctattcaattctattattacaaCAAAACTGAGATTTATCCAGCTTTCGAAGATGTGACAAATATGCTTATAAAGCGATATTCCATTCCAATTGttatttctttcttcttattATCTCCTGTTACAAGCACAAGATTTGttcaaagaattttatACTGGATTGATCCATTAAAAGTATCAAGACCGTTACTATTTGAAAACGAAGGCATTTACTCAGACATTTATTACTTAGGAATAAGTGACATTTTCCCCTCATTGCTTGGGCCAGTGTTTGGCTACATAGCAATTGGAATCGTTTATACTTTCTGCATGATTCTAAAAGTTTGTGAAAacttaataaagaaaattactAGGagtagaatttttaaaggaAAATTGTACGTTGAATTACCAccaaatatgaaaaatcaaGGAAAGATTCTTGGCAAAACTCGTTTGGCAGCTGCATTCCTTTTAGTTTTGATGGTAATCTTTTATATTCCTTATCAACTAGCTTTTCTTCTGGTTGTTATTGTCCAGATTGGTACATGTGGCCGTATTGCCAGTATAAGTGGCATCGAACGTACTAAGGATTACTCAAATTTGagaaattacaatttttcaatCCTTTTATTGTCACTATTCGTAGCTGCAATTAATTTCCctgttattattgtatttttacACAATGTTGCTATTAGATGGGAAACATCATTTCGTTCTCATCACAACTTTCTAGCAATTGCACCCGTCATACTATTATTTGCTAGCAATTCCAACTTTCGAGTTCCAAGATTCCAATCAAATGGCATTACAGATGGAGGCCTTGCTATAATATTGTTTGGATATCTAAGCTGCTTTAGTTTAGTATATGGTATAAGAAACACATATTGGATACACTACATTTTTAATGTTATATGTATATGGCTTCTCTACAACGTAACAATTTGTACCACAGATAAGAGACAAGCATGATAAGGGCCTGAAAGGTGgctgttttattttttttaaaagagcCAAGATCACTTTTACACCCACTTTTTAcatttaaagatatatatctatTCAACTGCATTTAGATTCAATAGAATAATTTCATATGGACTTCCTAGATTTCGTAGAGGTTGCAACTAGGCTTTTTAGTATTTACTAATCTTTCCGGAAAAGCCCTATTCGGAAATCCTATCATCTCTAAAACAATGCCATCActtaaagataaaaagaaatatttccaTATTAACTATAAACCTGGGGAAAATAAGGATAAAACTGTAACGTTAAAAAGAGACATGCCGGCCAAAGAAGATGATAACAAGTGGTCTTCACATTATAATTTACTGAAAGGTattctaaataaaaatgaatcaatttatagcttttttaatgatgatgagaaATTAACTCTAAGGGAGAATGTCATTGCACATGCTTTAACAAAAGATAATCGTAATATACTAAGAGAAATCGGTCAAAGTGAGGGTGGGTTCGAATCATTAAAACTTAGAAAAGATTGTTGGTATGAACTCTTGCTTAACCAATTGGATTTGGCCAGAAATTTctcaaatcaaaattttgaaaatgcAAAACCTCACCCCGATGAGAATCAAGTTCATTTGGATGTACTTCGATCTTTTGGCTTTGTAGAAGACCATAAACAAAAGGAAAAACTGAGATCTCTGCTAGAAAAGATTATCGTAAATATTCTAAGGAAATACCCAACTCTACGATACTATCAAGGCTATCATGATATAGTAGcagtttttattattgtattTATGGTTCATCCTTATCAAAAATCAGTTTGCGAAGCAGATGAAGAGTATGACATTGAACTAACTAGACAAGTCAGTGAAAAGTTTAAGTATTCAACTCATAGAAGTGGTATTAGTATAGCGAGTTCTGTAATTGATCCAATTACAAACGAAACAATGTTATTCCGCTCAGTAGAAATATTCAccttaatatatttgaGAGACTTTATGATGGATTCATTAACATTCCCAATTTTACAAACTAAGATCATCCCAGCAATAGTTAAAAGGTATGACAAACAATTGTATATGACTTTAAAGCTAGATAAAATGCAACCATTTTTTGCTATACCATCATTATTAACTCTTTTTTCACATCAGTTTAAACCTACTGAATTATCAAATGGCTTTATATATCAGGTATTTGACTTAATAATATCGAGTCAATCGATGTTTATATCTATTATAATGTACATGcatctaattttaatgtCGAAGGACTCTTTGCTTCAAGAATATGCTCTGAATGCGGGAAactttgaaaatgatattgatttattacaCGGAGTTATGCAGCAAcagatgataaaaaatataaccaatgaaaaattctgGTCAATTGTGCTCATACGAACCCAGTCGTCTATCAAGAAACCATTAAAGCTAAAAAATGCAAGAAAAATGGTAGATGAGTATAGTGTTCTGAGAACAACGGCATCAGGTAGCAATCATCGTTATAATATTAAGTATGTTCAAAATGTACTagcaaaagaaattaagGCTAGCAAAAAACTGGACTCATATTCAAAACATAAAACAAAGGGATGTCTTAAAAGTCCTTTACTCAACATTGCTTGGCAATCATACTCCAAAAACAACATCCTTTTCAAAGTTTCCATCTTAATAATTGCTGTCTCTTTCATTTACAAGACACAAGATTTAACACAAATAGGAGATTCTCTTTCATTGCAGCACAACTTCcattcaatttcaaaagaattttcTTCTCTTATGACTAACAATATCAACTATTCGCTGTTGAAGAAAGtttataatttcttcacATTTTCCTCAATAGATTTCGCACCAGAATTGACTGATGTAACTCTTGATTTGAAATAAGTACTTTGATGATATAATGGTACAAATGTATATACGGAAGGAAATGATATcgtaaaattttttattaatgcaCATTGTCatctataaatttaatattatgaaAAGTACTCATTATTGTTACATATGACATACTATTACATAgcttattatattatactaAATCTATCTCATAAAGAAGAGCAACATCTGTAGAAACCCCTTGCCATCCGCGGTTACCACTTGTACTAATCATAAACCTACAAGTAGGATCtacaaatatattagaaatgGCACCACCATGGTGGCCAGGAACGATAAAAAATGGAGATGCTGATGATTTGGAAGTACTGGCGTTCATATCATATAATCTAATGTTATCATAGGAAGCACACAGTAAATGCCTATCATTTGGCAGTGCATATATACATGATACAGGCCCTGAAATAGTAGGGAGTTTGATTTGGCTCATTGGTTTCGAAGGCATCTTTAAATCAAACTTCTCAACAGATGCATTTCTACGACCTGCATATATTGTGTCACCATCAATACCCCACGTTGCAGATTGACACCATGGTGGTGTTAACAACCCTTTTTGTAAATTCATTGCTGGTGTAGTCGGTGTTCTACGATCCCATATGCTTATTGAACCATTAAGACCTGAGgtcataaatatattttcatttgttaCAACGTTTAACgtttttttagaaatatcttCTCTGTCGTTCTTTTTCTCATGATTTTGAGAGACGTCTATCTTATCCAAATCAGCTTGATCATTTGATTTATCCATATTAATATCACCatcaatatcttcatcttcttcgtCACCAAATAAGGAATCCATATCATCATCCTTTCCATCATTTGTATCTTCagattttatattaatatctttaatttctacCATGGAATGAAGTGGTCTAAATTCTAATGATGAGATCTCTGCTTGAACACCCTTGAAATTATTTGCCATTGAACCGTTATTTAAATCCCATTCAATAATTGTCTTATCCCAGGATGTACTTATGAACCTACTTTCtgaattattcaatttcaataagTTGACAGGCTGTGTGTGACTATTgctatttttaaaataatgcTCTATCGAACCCTCTAGATACCTCACACCTTGTAGTGTAATACCCCCGTTATCTAAACCAGATAACATAAAAAGACATTCACTTTGCACTGCTAATGAATGCACTGGACTAACTTTTGGTTCATAAtctttactattttttaatgttttaatttctgattttttttgaggAACTTCATTTTCCCAATACGATAAGTTTATACCAGCATATTGAATGGATTCAGTTAGGGAATGCTTTTGCAAAACTGTTAAGGAGTGTTTACCATCCATTGTATTTCTAAAGTCGAATTTTCTTATATAACCATCTTCACCACCcaagaataaatattgaagtCCCTTAGACATTGCTAATGCATTGACATGTGTTTGAATTGGAATAGCAGCTGTTGGGTAAATATTATAACCATCTGCTAATCTCGAAGATCGGAATAATTGTGTATAATATCTATGTACagattcttcaaaatcttcGTCAGTATTTGGATTAGGTTTTTCGATATTATTGGGATCAAGTTCTTTtgtatctttattattgggGGATTTCTCTTTatcctcttcttctttgtCATCACTAGTATCTATAAAATCCCCCGATTTATCTGATTTATTAGGAAGTTTTTCAGTACGCTCTTCAATATTGCCTTTCTCTGTATCACTAGGCGTATCATGTAGCTTATGTGAGGTATTTCGatcaatattatcatttttagtGGTTGACTTATTTTCTGATTTAGGCTTATTTGTTTCCGAATCCAGCATATCtacatcatcttcttcatcttcctCCTCTTCCTCCTCTTCATCCTCCTCTTCATCCTCATCTTCGtcctcatcatcatcatcctcctcctcatcttcatcatcttgtTCAACATCTTCTCCGATCTCTTCTGCGACTTCTGCAATATCTTCAGCCATcatttcttcttcctcctcttcttcttcatcatctatttgactttgatttaaaatacCATCTACTTCTTCCATATTTATCTTCtaatgtaatattttatctaattGACTATTCTACTCTGAGatatttcctttttatATTGTAAATGATTAAACAGTagcaaaaattaattttttatatgcTTCAATCCTAATtagtattaaaataatcaacTTAGGCAgctaattaattttttttttaaaatgatattttttaaataatcaacTTGCACAGCTAATTTATAGCTTGTAACATGTtgtattgaaatataattatagcattttttgattttttcaagCTCATGCTAAAGCTCCGAagttaatgaattattcaataaGTTAATTCgtctattaaaaaaaagtagtgataataataacagttAAGTTAGTTAAATACATAATAATGTCATTAGAAAACgttaaacaaaaacaagCATATGTAGTATGggatatataaaagaagataataataaaaatagaaggaaatgaaatgaaaaaaaggtgaacaaattattttggtAATGGATAGTTACCAGCCcattcattaatttcattctTCCAGACAGATAATTCAGCTCCATTTTCGTCAACGGAAGCTTTGAAATCCTTTAATCTATGAGCATCTTCTGGTAAATTTGATTGAATCTTGTGAGCAAATTGAACAACTTTGTCAATATATTCAACAATCTTAGTAAAATCGGCTTCATCCATACCTCTTGTAGTCATAGCTGGAGCACCGATTCTAACACCACCTGGAACTAAAGCAGAATGGTCACCTGGGATAGAGTTTTTATTTAAGGCGATATTAATCTTTTCACAAACGTATTCAACACGAGCACCATCAACACCCTTTTCTCTTAAGGAGACTAGGACCATATGAGAATCAGTACCGTCAGAGACTAATCTATAATCGAATTTCTTGAAAGATTGTTCTAAAGTCTTGGCGTTTTTCAAGACTTGTAATTGATATTGTTTGAATTCTTCAGTAGCAGCTTGTTTCAAAGCAGTGGCTAAAGCAGCAATAGTATGATTATGCGGACCACCTTGATGACCAGGGAAAACAGAGAAATTAATAGgattttctaaatcataTAAGATTTCTTTACCAGTTTTCTTGTTTACACCTCTAACACCACGTCTAAAGAAGATCATGGCGCCTCTTGGACCTCTTAAAGACTTGTGAGTTGTGGTAGTGACGATATCAGCATATTCGAATGGAGATGGGATAACACCAGCAGCAATTAAACCGGAGATATGAGCCATATCGACCATCAAATAAGCACCACATTTATCAGCAATTTCTCTCATTCTCTTGTAATCGATCAAACGACAGTAAGCGGAAGTACCTGCCACTAAAACTTTTGGTCTATATAAAATAGCATTTTGTTCCAAAGTATCATAATCGATTAAACCAGTCTTTTGGTCGACTCTGTATGGGAAAGATTCGAAATAAGTGGAGACGGCAGAGATCTTTCTATTTTCAGTGGCGTAACCGTGAGACAAGTGACCACCATCTGGCAAGTAAAGACCCATCAATCTATCATGTGGCTTCATAATAGCTTGGTAAACTTCCAAGTTGGCTGGTGAACCAGATAAACATTGGACATTAACCCCCCATTTGTCTGGAGTAACATGGAAGGCCTTCAAAGCTCTTTCTTGACATAAAGTTTCGATACGATCAATGTGTTCATTACCACCGTAATAACGAGCACCTGGATAACCTTCAGAATACTTGTTAGATAAAGGAGTTCCAAGAGCATCAAAGACTGAAGTAGAAGTACAGTTTTCAGACGCAATTAAATCAATGGAGTGCTGTTGTCTATTGATTTCATCTTTGATCATGGCATTTAATTCTGGATCGGTTTCACTCAAATGAGCAGTTAAAAGATGTTCTTGAGAATTGGTTAAAGAGTAAGGCatggtgatgatgatggcGAGCTTGTTTGAACTATTGAAGTTTGGTTATCcttgataatgaagatataGAGATGgataaagaaagaagaggataaaaatttttaaggGAAAGTGAAGGGATCACAATCGAGAAAATAGCAACTAGCGGTACAAGCAGCTtcctatatatatatgagtTGTAAGTACATCCTAGGCATCAGATCCACAAGATTAAGGCATAAACTAAATTAGAGCAAGCTGACTTCTGTATTTGGATTGAGGGTACGGACTAGTAGCAAAAGATTACTAAATTGAAAAgctagaaaaaaaaaaaaaaatagaaaattaaaaattaaaaattaaaaattaaggTCCTGGTGACAATTCTTATCACACACATTATTCATACTGTGGAAAATTGGCAATTAACAAATTAGTACgttgaaaaaattggttCCTAATGGAGTGTCCGCAATGTACTCGGGGCAGGAGTCAACAGTAAAGGATGGACGGAAATTCAAGAAAGGTGAAAATTTGTGACGGGACGTAAAAAGAGGGACAGAAACGTGACCGGTAGGAGTCAGGCACCAGCTGACTCTGGTGCGATCACACGTGATATGGTGTTGATTAATGATATATAGATGAGATGTAGTATAGGCAGGTAAGATGTATTAATAGTTTAGGAAGAGTTAgaagttaaaaaatagaaagGAGTTAAGAGGAGTTAAATGACAGAAATTAAGCGAGATAGCTATGCCTCAGAGTAGTTATGCTTTAGAATAGTTATACTTTAGACTTTGTTGTACAATACTCTCTGAGCAGTTCATAACATCTTGTAATATGTTGGTTATTATCATTGTCCCAAGCTGAAACTCCCATGTGGCCGACTCTTGCATATGGAGGTATTGATTTCAACATTGGACCTGCTATGAAAACACCATTATCTgccaaaaatttaattaaatcagCAGGATTTTCTACATAGATCGTGGTTAAACCATGAGCGGTATATTGTGGATCTTGTGGGATCATTTTTAATCCCAATTCTTTCGTCAATTGTTGTTTGAACCAGTCACTAGTTTTAGAACTTTTTTCGATTCTTTCATCCAAGCCTCTTGGAGTGGCATCTAATAATTCCTTTAATGCAACATCTAGGGATAGGATTAATTGTACAGGTGGGGTAGCGAAATATGAAGGTTTCCCCTGGATACACGATTCCATTATTGGTAACCATTTCTTAAATGAAAGATAAAACGAGGTGACTTGATCAGTAGTATCTCTTTCATTCATTACGTACTTTAATAATCTTGGACTAACCATGGAGATCGATAACCCCGGTGGCGCACCAATAGCCTTTTGTGAAGCAGTTAAACAATAATCAATATTccaattatcaaattcaaagaCTTCACATCCAATGGAACAAACACCATCGACAACCACGAATGAATTTGGAGAAAATTCTTTGACCAATTGAGAAATCCCTTGAACATCATTTAATACTGCTGTTGATGTATCTACTTGTGTCATTACCACTgctttataattatttttttgtaatttttcttggatGGTTTTTAATGGTACGATATGACCTGGGATTGCATCTAATTTATCTACTTTAGCACCATAACCTGTTAAACATGAGGCAAATGAATCAGAGAAAAACCCTGTAGAAATCAATAAGATCGAGTCATTTCTATTAACGACATTGGAGCCGAAAAGATCCCAACCTAATGTACCTGAACCAGAGATAATAATTGGTTGACCGTTAGTTGTTTTGAATAAtctttttgtattattcAAGGCATTTTGGAAAGTAGTGGTGAAAGTTGGTGATAAATGACCAATAGAATTAGCTACTAAACTTTGTCTAACTGCTGGAGTTAATTCAATAGGACCGGgagttaataataatttctttatcattttcttgaGAAAGGGATGGGGAGTGAGGGGGACTGTTTAagttaatttaattaaaatcttttgCAAATATAATGTATATACCCtctttatatttaagaTTCTTACATTGATTAATCACACTTTTTTATATAgcctttaattttatttaaccATAGTTCCATTAGTCCATGAtccattattatcttttttattttactattGTCTTTGGTTGTAAAGTTTGTAAATCGTATCATTttataaaacaataatcCCGACTATTACCGAAATGGGATTTTTGTAGTAAGCATTACGTTTATATTAACTAATTGAAAATAGGAAGAGTCGAACTGTTTGAGTAACTATGATTTCGGAGTTTCCATTTTTAGAACCTGTCATGACGGCCAAATTTAAACTTTCCATTGGTCCATTATCAAAGAAagcaagaaaaaaaagtaaagcACAACAATCgagatttaattaaataaggTGAAAATATTACAGAAACCCAAGTTTGGGCAAGAGAAGTTGtgtcaaaaaaaaaaaatcacaTAATAAACATAACAAAatgtatataataaaaaaattaagccaaagtaaataataaaaaaaaacgaaaAATCGTGCAAAAGATGAGTAATAATGCAGAAAGGTGAGGGATGCTAACACCACTCTCTAGTACAatagataaaataaaaccaACAAACAAACGTAAAATTACAATAGAATTCAAAATCTTTGGTGGTAAttgttttgaaaatataatgaatcCGGTAGTCCGTATCTCTTTTTCTATGGGTAGTGTTTagttttatattctttttcttttaaataagcAATACAAtgagagagagagagagagagagagatAGATAGAGAATGAGGGGgttgtaaataaatagtgACTTATTGTGGTGATtaagatattatttatttattcataatTCTTTGTAACCAAAtgttatatatttaatattggtGGAACGAAAATACAAAACGATTAGATATACAAAATTGTATGCTTGCGCATGCTTGTGTGCTTGTGTGTGGTAGAATGTAATTGCATAAAAGTGCGTACGTACGAAGTATTAATTCTGATGAGATCAATAGGTTGGTAGTCTAAAGATCAGATCAGAGGTAATCTCATAAAAgtgagaaaaaaaaattcttgaaatttcttttttttttaaaaatagtGGTAAATATCGAAATCAAAGGGgcattcaaaaaaaataatttaaaatattaaaattttagatGGAGGTAGGGGTTGgtggaaaataaaaaatgagTCTAACTTGGTGGAGAAGTTAGATCATTATAGGTTGTAGAATATATTGGAGgcgaaaaaaaataattcaaaaacaaatagGCATGAATAGTGGACGTAATTTTTGTAAAGGAGTGGTCAAAGTTCTCAACACAGAGGTGGTAAAATATGTTAAGCCAATGAATACTCTCAATTACAATGCAATTATGAAGCGGTAACTTTTGAATTACTGTTACGCCAATCATCGAAATAAACATTGTTTGAAGTCAAAGCCATGTCTATATCATCTGTTAAAACCCATGGGTTTTGTTGTTTTACAAATTTAGAAGCAGTTTCGTTAGTAGAGTTTGGTTTCAAAAAAGCTTTACTTAAAATGGAAGATGGAGAAGAGATATTACTTGAATCTGAAATggaattgatattattataa contains the following coding sequences:
- the BST1 gene encoding Bst1p (similar to Saccharomyces cerevisiae BST1 (YFL025C); ancestral locus Anc_8.46) codes for the protein MRLRKIVRNFDNKENTFLISQESDSPIAHRSKTMDLNVPPTKIPRSLFGYKNIKYFNYSAYIGIVTLLIFAFCNVLTHFNGADLPGCHQIYMYPSYARIDGFDERYTDLASKYHLYLYREQDKDKEPVNNDEIQLDGIPVLFIPGNAGSFKQVRSIAAASANLYFDYKEDITNEVAKNLDVFAADFNEDFTAFHGRTLLDQAIYLNDAVRYILELYEQSPSHKDTLPKSVIIVGHSMGGIVARVMPTLENYVDESITSIITLSTPHAAAPLTFDGDVLKLYEQTNDYWNKQFSNPNSYFSQHLSLISITGGISDMILPADYTAVNTIIPPANGFTTYSSNIPDVWTPIDHLAVVWCDQLRQVIAQLLLESVDSTSPSKVKSLAERIAIAKHLLLSGFEEESYQMETITNEENQYTALDQDKLLEAYNLKTGDILTIRLADVTELPSYIKVIIPKDTASTYQFSMLSSLHNIKIRFCTNKKKALPDNDDNSVYFNCVSEDDLFATIPNPSEGVFLASDSSMDSDHEPYKMLVFTEKELSKFDFIIIETPPIVEMKASDYSVIAMETDYYLETTKYSPFYTTFFGFTELVPETAFVRTFKHPKIWNSLFSYRVTSFLYSVKVDNFLFRPFVRQWVKSPLESKWHMDVLSHSFDVNMHNKAPFVPYEPQDTNCTDCGLNMVVIVPPRMDLQLEWSVNWPLTIKMLFIRYRLAIASFPTFFISGIIAIQFYYYNKTEIYPAFEDVTNMLIKRYSIPIVISFFLLSPVTSTRFVQRILYWIDPLKVSRPLLFENEGIYSDIYYLGISDIFPSLLGPVFGYIAIGIVYTFCMILKVCENLIKKITRSRIFKGKLYVELPPNMKNQGKILGKTRLAAAFLLVLMVIFYIPYQLAFLLVVIVQIGTCGRIASISGIERTKDYSNLRNYNFSILLLSLFVAAINFPVIIVFLHNVAIRWETSFRSHHNFLAIAPVILLFASNSNFRVPRFQSNGITDGGLAIILFGYLSCFSLVYGIRNTYWIHYIFNVICIWLLYNVTICTTDKRQA
- the GYP8 gene encoding GTPase-activating protein GYP8 (similar to Saccharomyces cerevisiae GYP8 (YFL027C); ancestral locus Anc_8.44) yields the protein MPAKEDDNKWSSHYNLLKGILNKNESIYSFFNDDEKLTLRENVIAHALTKDNRNILREIGQSEGGFESLKLRKDCWYELLLNQLDLARNFSNQNFENAKPHPDENQVHLDVLRSFGFVEDHKQKEKLRSLLEKIIVNILRKYPTLRYYQGYHDIVAVFIIVFMVHPYQKSVCEADEEYDIELTRQVSEKFKYSTHRSGISIASSVIDPITNETMLFRSVEIFTLIYLRDFMMDSLTFPILQTKIIPAIVKRYDKQLYMTLKLDKMQPFFAIPSLLTLFSHQFKPTELSNGFIYQVFDLIISSQSMFISIIMYMHLILMSKDSLLQEYALNAGNFENDIDLLHGVMQQQMIKNITNEKFWSIVLIRTQSSIKKPLKLKNARKMVDEYSVLRTTASGSNHRYNIKYVQNVLAKEIKASKKLDSYSKHKTKGCLKSPLLNIAWQSYSKNNILFKVSILIIAVSFIYKTQDLTQIGDSLSLQHNFHSISKEFSSLMTNNINYSLLKKVYNFFTFSSIDFAPELTDVTLDLK